One Echeneis naucrates chromosome 4, fEcheNa1.1, whole genome shotgun sequence genomic window, TTATCAATTTCAGTGGCTAAAAGTAACAATTAAAGGAAAATGGTGAATAGTAAAATGTGCAACATTCGTAAAGTGAGAGAAATATTGTAAAACAAGTTACTGAACTGACTTAGTACTAACAGCTAACCTGTTTCTATCTAAAGTTTACTGATGTTAGATAACAAACGAAACCATCAGCTATGATCATGTCAGACTCAGTAAGGTGAAAGCAGCAAAGCGCAGAGTGTACCGACGTGCGTTTTACTGGTTATGACCTGAAGCTTGTgtgtaaaaacaacatttatgtCATGAGTCCTTGGAGAAAGTTACATATTGTCACTGAAAACTCTCTGGATTCTGTCAATCAATCAACTTTAACCTGAATTTGTCCTAAATAAGAGCTGTCTGagtattttagaaaacatttttgtcagcCAACCAGAATTAGTTAGCACCATAAATCATATTTAACTGATACTGATACGCTCCTCCCAACCTCGTATGTACATGACTGTGTGCAATCTAATGGGGTCATTGGTCCTTTTGGCTTCACTGCTTCTGATATCAAACTCACAGTGGCGGCAGTGAGGAGAGGCCATTCTCAATAAAGTTTTCTATACAGAGTTTTTGACAGAAAAGACAGGATCATGGCAGCCACACTCTGCCAGGTGATGGGCTTCCTCCTGAGTTTGTTAGGGGTGGCGGGTATAATTGCTGCGACAGGGATGGACCAGTGGGCGACAGAGGACCTCTTTGACAATCCAGTGACGGCTGTATACTCCTACTCAGGCCTTTGGAGGTCATGTGTCCGACAGAGCTCCGGCTTCACAGAGTGCCGACCTTATTTCACCATCCTGGGACTTCCAGGTATGCTATTTTTCTTCATTAGCAACACAAGTACACAAATTGTGGAGTAAGAAATGACTATCTGGAGCAACAAGAGGAGTAAAGGTTGAGTTTGttggattaaacaaacaaaaaaaaagaaaaataaaaagaaatgtagtaGTTCAAACATCAAATTGTCATTGGCCAATAACGAACAAACTGAGAAGTATAATGGAGCAAACAATTTTGGGTTCCTGTTTCCtcataatgggaaaaaaaaaatggaggaaacGTCAGACCACACCCTTTTCGCGACGAAGGTGGGGAAACTCATCACTGCTGTTTCCCGAAACTGGGACAAAGAACTCTTGAAAATTTTAAGTAAACATCTGATAAGAGCTGTTCCTCAGTGAAACATATATAACGATAAGCGCTGGCACTAACAGCCATTTCACGACGCCGTGACATTAGCGGTAACTTTGTTTGAGCGGGACATCTAAAATGGCTGCCTCAATGATTCAGTTAATAGGATTCATGCTGTCTGTGTTGGGGCAATTTTTGATATCGTCAGCAACAGCACTGGACATGTGGAGCATACAAGACCGATCTCTTTCACTTGTAACAAATGTTTACACCTATGCTGGCCTGTGGAAGTCGTGTGTAGGGACATCATATGGTACAACACAGTGCAGGCCTTATTTTACCATACTAGGACTGCCAGGTAAGAGAATTACACTTAGGGGGGCAAAAGAGACATTTATCAAATGTTTCTCCACCAGGTCGGATTAGGAGTACATTTTCCAAAGGACCTTGGAAGGTACTTAAGAATATTTGGAGGGTTTAAGGGCAGATTTCCCCCACTGCATAAAAATGCAATCGACTGCAGAAAAGATGGTGTCTCTCAGGAATCAAATGGAAATTTGATGAAACATCCAAAGCTTAGCTGAGCAAGCACAAGCTTTGCCAGAGTGTCGCACAATGTAAAGTACATTTCCACACTTTGTACTTAACAGCTGAATGTAGTGTAGAGCACATTGTATATACGGTTTTAAAGGCTTAAGTCTAGAATAATACAGGTACAATATCTTTGGCCATGGAAAGATGGCATTTAGGTCACTATTTTACATTATGTACTGCCTTGAGTTATGAAATCTAtgtcgctgctgctgctgaaaaaaggAACATAATTTCAATGTTCTTTTATTGAGGTTCACCTTTTGTATTCTAATTGAAAGTGAATGTAGTGAGTGTTGAACTCGCTAAGCCTCTTCTGAAGCACGCTCTTGATATACTTGCGCGTCAGAAAAACTTATATTATTTCTCACAGCTGGAAACAATTATTTTAGGCGattcagaagcagcagctgcaagTAGGTCATTCAAAATTGACCAGAAGACCTTTAGCAGGCTCTTTAATCCAGTGTTCATCCTGTGCGTATGTGgatgtgttaaaatgtattcaaatgttTGATCTGCATTTATGTGTCATGGtgctaaatgcatttttaacttGAATTTAAGGCATTTGAAAAGGATCCTTGCTTTGATATTATGGTTTATATGTGAGAAAaggaattttttattttttttatatataatgaaGTAACTACCTATTTAGACAATATAGTCTGTTGCATCGCTAAATAGTGATTGACTTGCCATtgtatctaaaaaaaaaaacattctgtcaAAATATTTATGCTTGTGgtgattttattcttttgttatCATTGGCTGTCATATATTTGGATCATTTAAACAAAAGTTATATCACATTGTACTTTATAAATACAGAAAGCATTACCATATATCCTTCTGTAATGTATTTAAGGAACTAGAACAGTTTAAGTTGTATGTTTAAGCTATACATGAGTAACTTAAACACATTTCTTAGCTTGCAAATCAAGTTGATGAGAAAGTTGAATTATTAACATTATATTTTTGCTCCTCAGCACTGCTCCAAGCCGTCCGAGCATTGATGATCGTTGGTATTGTTCTTGGAGCCATCGGCTGTCTGATCGCCATATTTGCACTGAAGTGCTTGAAAATGGGGAACATGGAGGACAATATCAAAGCGTCAATGACTTTGGCAGCTGGGGTCATGTTCCTTCTTGCAGGTGTCATAATGCAACATTCAATATGTCTGACTGTGTTATTGGAGTTAAACCATTTAGTCCTAATTCTGTTGGACTTTTTTTGGGTTGCTTTTTAAATGTTAGGTGTTTGCGGCATTGCTGGAGTGTCAGCTTTTGCTAACCTGATTGTGCAAAGTTTTCGGTTCACAACATATGGTGGGTTCAGTGCGTATGGAGAAGCAAGCGTTGGTGGACTCACAGGAGCTCTGACTCCAAGGTAAACATAAACCAAGACAAAAGAATATAATATTTTATCTCAAATGCAttcctttgtcatttttatcCCAATTATTATCTTTTTTCAGATACACTTTTGGCCCAGCTCTTTTTGTGGGTTGGATTGGTGGAGCCATCTTGGTCATTGGAGGTATCATGATGTGTCTGGCCTGTCGTGGAATGACTGAAGATAGGAAGCAACAGTAAGTTTTATCGTTGAagttttctttgatttcttATGGCCTTTCCCTGGACTGGTATGAACTGCAGAAACTTTTGACTGCAGTAACTTCTCTACTACTGTATTGTAAAGTAAGAAGTGAGAGTAAGACGCAGAATCAATAAATGGCCCCAATAGAAAAATCTAACACCAGAGCCAGCAAGCAGGCACGACTTGCAACActcatattttttatatttgtgttggtTATAGTTAAAATCATAgttccttaaaaaaataaaggttatattgcagcaaaatgaaaattacagtGTCTctatagttttttttctgcatgtgtaATGAAGAGTTGCAAGTGCTTACGAGGTCAGTCATATTCTCTCTGAGTTTAACATCCACATTAGTGTTGGGAAGATCACATAGAAGCGGGTTGGTTTAGgtcttttatttgaaatatatcACTCTCTGACTTTCTTCAGGTACAATGGGATGGCCTACAAAGCCGCCTCTCACCACACTATCTACAAGTCGGACACTAGACCACGTCCAGCCTACAATGATTCGTACAAGGCTCAGAGTGTGGATGGAAGGCAGTCAAACCAGAGATTTGATTATGTGTAGATTCATTTCAAACTCATccacaatgtgtttttttttttatatctatgagttttctcttgtctttttgCATTAACAGGAAGAATGggtggaatttttttttgtttaatttgacaACTGCTAAAcaaggtgtgtgttttgttttgttttttcaatttaactgtataattataattatcaaatgttgttttgagATTTGTAGGTCAGGGTTGGGATTAGGGGTTAGgggctttattattatttatttctttttgtgtcaaATTAAGAGAAGAATCAGTAActttgaaaaggaaacaaaagaagaaaaaaggaaaaaatctatttgtttaATAGCCGATATAAAAAATTGACAATCACTAACCGTCTGATTCTTGTAAAGCCAACTGAAGAAACTACTAAAGTAACGATGGCTTCCTAAAATATTAGCTTCATGTTTAGCATGAAGAGGcaagaataaaacacaatgttAATCTTAGTTGACACTTCTAAATGCTAGTTAAGTATAATGTAAACTGCTGTCaaactacatttttaaaaatgaacccCATGCATATTTTGccatgcatgtatgtatgtacaaaTAAAGTCAAACCTTGATTATTAAGGATTGTCTTGTTAGATACATATTCAGCTAAAACTACAGTCTACAGCTTATGATGCCACAGAATTGTTTATTGCTGATGATGGGAGATGCTTTGTATGTTTCATAGCCTTAGATTTACATATTATTAGACTTTATCCAGCTTTAATATCCGAATTTTGTCTGCACTGTAACTATAGTGATATACCTCTCTCATGGCAAAAACAtgcttgttgtgtgtctgtttaattCACTTAGTTCAGTTAGGTTGTATTCATTTAATATATGCTGTACACATGGTTTTTGATGAACACTTACATTGTTGCAtaacatatttaataattataatacgATTTTAACagttcaaatttaaataatcagGAGAACATGAAATCATATCCGCTGTTCACCAGATAAAATTATTCAGTTTTACATATACTGTCAAGCAAgtgcaagcaaacaaacactcatATTGAcgattgtgttgttgtttatccTCTTAGTCTTATCAATTAAAATGCAATGGTCATCAGTTTATCCATGGTGGTTACCTGTTATCTCCAGGCCTCCAGCACCAtatgatgaataaaataattctcATTTTGTTCCAcagtaattaaataaaacaaatgaatctcCATCCACATCCACTGCATCTTTGATGTAAGCCTCGTTCACTGGTCAGACACTGTGCTCTGCATGTATCTGGACTGGTCTTTGATGCCAGTACAGTTTCTATCACTCCTCTGGGGTTTGTCTTAATTTCCCAGGGAACAGGCAGAGACGACTTAATAATAATTTGCATGAAATCACATTTGTTGATAAAAACAATTATTATAATAAGTAGGTGGTAACATTTAATCATGCTAAAAGGGAGTCATTAATCGCCTTGTAAATTGTACCAAAGCAATGGCTGTGAATTAAGAACAGGCAATTTTGCTCTTCGATATTAGAGGAGATTGGGTCATGAGCCATCATATAAAATTAAATCTCCATTATTGTAACACACATAAGATCGCCTTCTTGGCTCATAAGTTTAAAGGTCAGGTGAGGGCAGACGGACAATTTTTACAACTGCAATTTCTACCGTAAACATCAGTCTTGAAATGATTCCTAATGCATCaccatttttaatatatatatatttaaattaagaAATATTTCGGTTTACAGTGTTTCTAACTGCAGCTAGAGCATACTCGTGTGTAGGAGTTCTGAATAGCATTTTGACTCCTGCTTACTTGAataaagcactttgtgctgTTGACACTGATTTTAAATGTTGGACAACATGTAAAGCATCATGCTTGGAACTCTGACGCCACCTACTGGATAAGAGATGGTCACTGCTCTGCTGCAACAGTGAGAGTTTGGAGAAGGCCCCTCTGGATCTTTCAACTCTGCTTCAAATATAAGcacatatttatattaattattgGATAATATTATTCGTACACCATTTGATGTATAGCAGCTTGAAGCTAATTTACAGCAGCCAAGTTTCACATTGCTGACATTTGCATTCAATAGTTAAAATAAGGATAATATACCGGCAGATATATTTAGTCAAATTACATAAAGTCCAGGTGTGGTCAGTTGAGGATAGGGTGTAGCTGTGAACTCTCCTCCAGCTCGCCAGTGATAACCAATAACAAAGACTATGGTGTTGACGGACTGCAACCGTGTTCCAGCTGAGGCAGCAGTAATCCTGGCACGTGGCACAGCAATGGAGCTGGGAAACTGGCTGGAAGTTTTGGCATGCCTCATAAAATTTTGCCACATTCATCCCTCAGTAACAATATACACATTAAAAAGCATATGAGGACATAAAAGCatatattcattttatgttGGCCcacatatgaaataaaaataaataaagatatatatGCAAGAATCATATATGAAAGCAACAGCAGTTTCCTATACTCACCTCTGTTACAACCTGAGCTCAAGGTCCGGGCCATGATATCACTTCACAGTTCGGAGATGGGCCTTGGGActgtttacttttttgtttagtttttttgtttgtgcttttctttttttttctctctctctatcaatTAATAAAGCTACATGAAATTgataaagacaataaagatAAGTTTTAATCTATACTTCACACATAACACCTTTTGCTGCAGCTTTGCAGGTTGCTTTGTCAGCTCTGACGCTTCTTCATGTGTACACTTAACATTAAAGTCATGGAGATagacaaaataaagaagaaaattgcCAAAGGATAACTGAGTaaagctgaaaggaaaaaaaaaaccaaacaaacagattttaatcGGACTGATGCCCTGGTAATCCTGATAGGCTCGCAGGTTTGGCTGGAGGGGGGTCCCGCCCTCTAGGTCCCAAGGCCAGGCTACGGCCTAAACTTTAGGCCTGTGCAGGGTGGGGTCTAAGCTGTGTGCTTATGTTAGACATGTTACATTAATACATATGTGTCAAaaagtgtgtgaaatgaatgacttTAAGGTATTGTACACCAAAACAGTTGTTAAAGTTTCAGCACAAGACAATCCCCTCTCTATCTAACTGGTGGCCCATCCCATCTGAGTCAGTGGTTTAATGGGCTGGGAGACTGAAAACAGTCTGCTATGGAATAAATATAGAGATGAGTCATAAGATTGGAGGAtgagttttgtgtttcataGCTCATAGCTTATCTCCAAAATGAGATAAATCAGagggaaattattttctttataataGTGTACAATATATAGTTAAATATCATTAgttattttgtgatttattttcgTTTTACCTACCATTGTAACACATTTATGAAATTGTGGTGTGGTGCGCCGTGGCGTCCAGTAGGCGGCGCTGATTCTCCTTAACGCCAGCTGATGAACCTGCAGTAAAACCGTAGAAGAAGAAGCGCCTCCTGCTGAAGTGACGCTGGTTGCTCCATCAAACTGCTGCGATCAACTCTGAAGCCGTTTTCTGCTGGTTAGTTAGGTGATATTTAGAGTCGAGTTCACCTGGATGGACTTTCATGGAGTCTGCGTGTTGTCGACGGGTTTAAAAGAAAGTTAGTccgagttaaaaaaaaaaaaaaaaagtggcctCGGTCCCATATTTAAAAGACGCTAGCATGCCTGATACGTGGCTTCATAACGTTAGCTTGTTTGGCTAACGCTAAGTTAAGGTTGTctctcctgcagcagccaatggCGCCGGACTGTTAAAAGTCatttctgttggtttgtttacaGTAAACCAAATTAAGTTGTGAATCGCGCCGGGCAGTGGCTGCTGAGCCTGGTTAGCCTTTAGCAGTGGACCTGAGACCTCTTCACTGTTTGCGTCCGCGTTATGGTTCATCTGATCCATTGATGGGGCTCTTACGGGTCATGATGCCGTCCAAGATCCAGCTTTTGGCTGTTTTGGCTTTTGGAGTCGCCATGGTCTTCATTGAGAACCAGATCCAGTATCTGGAGGAGTCACGAGCCAAACTGGGTAAGACCCCAAACTAAAGTGTTGTAAATATCATATTATCGTTTTGCAGTCCTGTGCTCATGCAGAGTGCTGTTTGGGGGTTAGGTTTGGACAGAGTTTAGTAGGATTTTACGCAAATGAAGACATTGTTGGGAATGCAGTCAATGCTGCAGAGGGGTTAGGTAAGGTTAACACAGCAGCCACCGACATGTGGAGACCTTGGGTTGTGTTTTAAACTTGATTATTTTTGGTTGTCTTCTTAGAACACCTTCATTATCAGTCTCAGCTGCCACATCCCATTCACTTCACAGATTGGTCAGCCTATAGATAATGTGCATCTACAAATATCGTGTGCATTCAGTTTGTCTGTACAGGCTTAAAGGGTTTTGGTGTCACTGCATTCAGTCCAAACAGATGCAGCGAGGGAATGTGTCCAGGTATGACTCGGCCTTAAGGGGCTACGAGTGATGTCTGTGAGAAAGAAGAGATGGGAAGCTGATATTCAGATGTCAGTAAAAAATATTACACATCAGCAGTGCTGTAGTCATCACAGACTTGAACCATATTATTAATTTTGGTTCAATTCACAGTCATACTTGCTGGCCTGCTGTATGAAAAGCCAAGTCATACCTCTAAAGTGTTTGTGACCATTCATATTTATGTGGGTGTCATCAGCTCCTGACTGCAGAAATCTCTGTCAGTGTTCATCTGCTACTCAGAACTTGGTTTTGTGTGGACATATGTATCATGGCTTGAAgttccattttcaaaatgaaaggaaattcCCTCATATATGCCTCTCAGAGGGGGGTATTAATTTAGAGCTTAACTAACAATCTGACATCATCATACTTATCTCAGAGGGTTACCATTTTGTCATTCAGCACCAATTTGAGGGGTTCTAACTTTCCTCTAGCTGCCTCTTTCTCATTCTAACATATTATAGACAGAGAAGATGCTACGATTGAACTTAACTCTTTCTTATATGGCATCCTTGTCAATGTGCTCTTTACTTGCACAGTCTCTTGTCTTCTCTACTTAAACTTAATATTGTCCAAAACTATAAAATTACTTCAGCCAGCCATTTAACACTTCTGTAGAGTTAGCACTCAACAGAACTCGGCTCTACAGAAGCAGAGGAGAAGGGTGGAGGCTGGTAGGAGCCGGACTGGAGATTGCTCTTTGAAAGGCGTTCTGGACTCACACAGCACTCCAGCCAGTTGTTCTGTCATTACCACTGTTCGCAGTATAACGTCGCTATAATACCCAGCAGGAAAGTCCCCCTTTATGGGTCTTTtaatttgcaatttaaaaaatgcacaatTCCCACAATCTTGCAGCGAAATTCAAACCCTGTGTACATActccaacaaacaaaatgtttgctttgaagAGAGGTTGTGTTAGGAGATGGggagttatttttatttttacggGCCCTCCCTGAGCCAATACAGAGACAGTAAAATGGAGTTGAACTTCGGTCctatccatccattatttataCTTGGCTTGTTGGGTACACACTGACCAGGTCGCAAGTCTTCACATACAGTCATTTTCACTCGTATTCAGTTTTATGTTTACCAAATTATTTAATGTACATGTCTTTGGATATCAGGAAGctagagtacctggaggaaatctACTCAATCACAgggtgaacatgcaaactccacacaatgAGACCCCAGAAACTTGTTGCtaggaaagaggaaagagtgCTAACCACTAAGGCTTGGTAAAATAATCCAATTCATCAATTTATTGCAATTAAAATTGTCCCAGTTCTGTAAAATTGGTGTGCAACACTACTTGAGGGAGTGTTGCTGCCCAGATCCCCCAATGGAAGATCAGGATAGAAAAAATGTGCCCATGCCGAaggcacacagagacaaacattgACTTGCACAGAGTTACTTTCACCTTCTGGTACTTCcaatggatttttttcctttgatacAATTTAGGCTGTACAAAATTAAAGTACAGTAAAGAAAAATTTAATAAGTGACTAACCTGCAAGCCTGGTTCATGTTGATTAAAATACTCGCACACATAATTTtccaataaaatacattttgtggtCGTGCATCAATGAATACACTGTATTCACTAAAAGGAGTACCCAGTTTAGTTAATTTATTGTATTCACCGTTCATCAAGTCAGGTCTTCAGCTGAACAAATGATCGTTGTCCAGTGCACCATCCAGAGGTTGCTGGTGGTCCATAATTGCACACAGTAAATTGTTTACTGTGCGCTCACAGTACTCACTGAGTTTAATGCAAGGGTGCTGCTTGGTAGTAGTTGTATAATTTTTACTCTCAATTACaaggttttttttaagaagtggggtttttgttgttgttttcatagGTTCTAAAACTTTTTGAACAAAATCACTTTTCCTCTGGCATTGTTTTGTCTCTAGATTCCCATCAGTAATCCTGTTTTGTATTCCATTCTCGGTTTTTATGAGTACCATGAGACCACCAGTGTGTACTCTTGCATTAGATAATGAGGCTTAACCCAGGTGTTCTCATTCAGTCTTAGTTATCTTATCTAAGGACTCCATGGCTGCAGACTAACGAAGGCAAATTTAAGCCACGTGAATGCTTTGTTTTAACTAGTCCAGATTACCATGTCTGTGTAACTGGCTCCTTGACTTCTATATTGATGGGGCAACAAcatttgactgtttttattgttgtgttgatggCCTCACACTTACAGTCTTTGCTGCCAAATGAGGATAACATAATCAACTCACTTGCTCATTAAAATCTATGCAGCACGTGAAAGTAGCCCGTCTCTAACCACACTAACTCAACATAAAcaaccaagcaaaaaaaaaaaaaaaaacttttagaaAGGTGTATATGTTATTAATGGTAAATatcactttctgtctcttcagaACTTGCCATTGCCAGACATGAGGTGGCTGAAGTAGAACAGCGTCACAGCGAAGACATTGGGCGGGAATCATCATCCCTGTCAGAAAAAGATGACATGGTCGTCATCTACAACAGAGTGCCCAAGACTGCCAGCACATCCTTCACGAACATTGCCTATGACCTGTGCGGGAAAAATCTTTTCCATGTCTTGCACATcaacacaaccaaaaacaaCCCTGTCATGTCTTTGCAAGATCAGGTAAGTGCAGAACCGTTACTGCATGTCGAAGGAGTTGTGCAAGCCACAACAGCATCAGTGATGTCACAATCCCATATAAAATAGCATAATTTATTACTGCATGTCTACTTACTTACACTACTATGGCAtgtttggtgttgttttgttctaGTGTGTGCCATCCCATCATCATGTAGCTGTATTGTGCATGTCTCAGGTTACAAAGTCCACGTTAAAAGGGCTTATTCTCCTGCAGAAAAAACGTTTTGATTAAATGCTTTCCTTtcataaatcatatttattattatgtaaCACATTCACTTACTGCCGGTCTATTTGTCAGTTTGACATGCCCTCAAGCTAAGCTAGTTagaacagaggacagagagagttGGATTAATTATAAAATGTCGAGAAGATGCTGAACAAAAATTAGGGCATAACTAGGGCTGAGCATTTTCAATGATTTCTTGATGTGATTTGATTCAGAGGTTTTCATTCAGTTAAGAGATTAGTGTATACAAACGGATACACTAATATctgcttctttatttatttatttttttatacaaaatgtCACTCCCCATctacttttacaaaaaaagtgtcAATCCACATGCGCCACTGATCAGGTTCCAGCATTAAGTGGTGAACAACGTGGTGTTGATAAACACAAGCCGTTTGTGAGTGAATTTACTCCTATCCAGCTAAAGAAGCCATATTGAAAACTTTCATTGAGAGAAGAAGCGacagtgcaataaaaaaaaattatattaaaacatcAATCTCTGGATTTTATGACTTTATCAGATTGTTGACTGga contains:
- the LOC115042088 gene encoding claudin-18-like; this translates as MAATLCQVMGFLLSLLGVAGIIAATGMDQWATEDLFDNPVTAVYSYSGLWRSCVRQSSGFTECRPYFTILGLPALLQAVRALMIVGIVLGAIGCLIAIFALKCLKMGNMEDNIKASMTLAAGVMFLLAGVCGIAGVSAFANLIVQSFRFTTYGGFSAYGEASVGGLTGALTPRYTFGPALFVGWIGGAILVIGGIMMCLACRGMTEDRKQQYNGMAYKAASHHTIYKSDTRPRPAYNDSYKAQSVDGRQSNQRFDYV